A genomic stretch from Sebastes fasciatus isolate fSebFas1 chromosome 23, fSebFas1.pri, whole genome shotgun sequence includes:
- the LOC141762166 gene encoding uncharacterized protein LOC141762166: MVQKHQDDGARKLTNTILEKISRNDLVQRVQSFSLGPKGGAQKEEYTCKVKTPKQKWAKQFAVEVTLDPDTAHRNLILSDDGKQVHHGDVRKKLPNNPNRFYSCVNVLGKRSFSSGRSYYEVQVKGKTAWTLGVAKESIERNGGVELAPANGFWTMGLRDKDEYVVSEVAAVLLYLKSHPQKVGVFVDYEEGLVSFYDVDAADLIYSYTGCFFTEKLYPFFSPCTNDGGINSAPMIISPVNHPHGCGGQKEEQDRKKTELMSVQEFAVEVTLDPDTSHPALNLSDNRKQVNCGVVYKELPDNPKRFKKCVNILGKQSFSSGRSYYEVQVKGKTSWTVGVAKESIERKGDVTLAPENGFWTMWLRNEDEYMANDGPAVRLSLNHQPQKLGVFVDYEEGLVSFYDVDSADLIYAFTGCSFTEKIYPFFSPCTNDGGNNSAPLIISPVTELKSIQQFALEVTLDPDTAHPNLILSDDGKQVHHGDLRKNLPNNPNRFYSCVNVLGKQSFSSGRSYYEVQVKGKTAWALGVAKESIRRNRSITANPENGYWTIMLTNGDEYKANADDPVPLSLIHQPQKVGVFVDYEEGLVSFYDVDTAALLYSFTSCSFTEKLYPFFTPFTNDGGRNSDPLIVCPVNHND; the protein is encoded by the coding sequence GTGGTGCTCAAAAAGAAGAGTATACATGTAAAGTAAAGACCCCCAAGCAAAAGTGGGCAAAGCAATTTGCAGTGGAGGTGACTCTGGATCCTGATACAGCCCATCGTAATCTCATCCTGTCAGATGATGGGAAACAAGTACATCATGGTGATGTGAGGAAGAAACTACCAAACAACCCTAACAGATTTTACAGTTGTGTAAACGTCTTAGGGAAGCGGAGTTTCTCTTCAGGAAGATCTTACTATGAGGTTCAGGTTAAAGGGAAGACTGCCTGGACCTTAGGAGTTGCCAAAGAGTCGATTGAAAGGAATGGAGGTGTAGAACTGGCTCCTGCGAATGGTTTCTGGACGATGGGTTTGAGGGATAAAGATGAGTACGTGGTTAGTGAAGTTGCGGCAGTGCTTCTCTATCTGAAGTCGCATCCTCAGAAGGTGGgagtgtttgtggattatgaggagggtctggtctccttttatgatgTAGATGCTGCAGATCTTATCTACTCCTATACCGGCTGCTTCTTCACTGAGAAACTTTACCCATTCTTCAGTCCTTGTACTAATGACGGTGGTATAAACTCTGCCCCTATGATCATCTCTCCGGTCAATCACCCACATGGCTGTGGTGGTCAAAAAGAAGAACAAGACAGAAAGAAGACGGAGCTGATGAGCGTCCAGGAGTTTGCAGTGGAGGTGACTCTGGATCCTGATACTTCACATCCTGCTCTCAACCTGTCTGATAATAGAAAGCAAGTGAATTGTGGAGTTGTATATAAGGAACTCCCAGACAACCCTAAGAGGTTTAAGAAATGTGTGAACATCTTAggaaagcagagtttctcttcaggaaGATCTTACTACGAGGTTCAGGTGAAAGGGAAGACTTCCTGGACTGTAGGAGTTGCCAAAGAGTCGattgaaaggaaaggagatgtCACACTGGCTCCTGAGAATGGTTTCTGGACGATGTGGTTGAGGAATGAAGATGAGTACATGGCTAATGATGGCCCGGCAGTGCGTCTCTCACTGAATCACCAACCTCAGAAGCTGGgagtgtttgtggattatgaggagggtctggtctccttttatgatgTAGATTCTGCAGATCTTATTTACGCATTTACCGGCTGCTCCTTCACTGAGAAAATCTACCCATTCTTCAGTCCCTGTACTAATGATGGCGGTAATaactctgcccctctgatcatctcccctgtcactgagctgaagagcaTCCAGCAGTTTGCACTGGAGGTGACTCTGGATCCTGATACAGCCCATCCAAATCTCATCTTGTCTGATGATGGAAAACAAGTACATCATGGTGACTTGAGGAAGAACCTACCGAACAACCCTAACAGATTTTACAGTTGTGTGAACGTCTTAggaaagcagagtttctcttcaggaaGATCTTACTATGAGGTTCAGGTTAAAGGGAAGACTGCCTGGGCTTTGGGAGTGGCCAAAGAGTCAATCAGGAGAAACAGAAGTATCACAGCAAACCCAGAGAATGGCTACTGGACTATAATGTTGACGAATGGAGATGAGTACAAAGCTAATGCTGATGATCcggtccctctctctctgattcACCAACCTCAGAAGGTGGgagtgtttgtggattatgaggagggtctggtctccttttatgacgTAGATACTGCAGCTCTTCTCTACTCATTTACCAGCTGCTCCTTCACAGAGAAGCTCTACCCATTCTTTACGCCCTTTACTAATGACGGCGGTAGAAACTCTGACCCCTTGATCGTTTGTCCCGTTAATCACAATGATTAA